One Corynebacterium uterequi DNA segment encodes these proteins:
- a CDS encoding DEAD/DEAH box helicase: MAALDDFIAARPYELDDFQLEGCRVVDSDRGVLVCAPTGAGKTVVGEYAVFLALSRGTKCFYTTPIKALSNQKYHDLVAAHGEDAVGLLTGDVSINPQADVVVMTTEVLRNMIYARSGRLDRLSHVVMDEIHYLADRERGAVWEEIILGLDESVSIVGLSATVSNYEEFGQWLRTVRGDTEVVVSEFRPVPLNQYMMVGRRIHELFEPGGDRVNGRLLRDIERIETHEDRFKPLGRPEVLEVLHGQQMLPAITFIFSRAGCDGALIQCHRSRLVLTTQEEAAEIGEIVDRRVADIPDEDLRVLRFRQWRSALTRGFAAHHAGMLPAFRHIVEELFVKGLIKAVFATETLALGINMPARTVVLERLVKFNGEAHVELTPGQYTQLTGRAGRRGIDTLGNAVVQWAPAVDPRAVAGLASTRTYPLISTFSPGYNMAINLLRLNGLDESIALIEKSFAQYQADASVVGDARELERTTAKLTAAQARLADQIERLAVPGTADDVVEYVELRRDLAHREREAKRQAAEERGKEVIAILGRLQAGDVIALAAAKRPLLAVVNMAAAQASDPRPWITTEQGWSGRIDAEGITIPPIEVGRMRLSTAARRQPRRAVRSVVAEFKRQRFHRPKKMRQRTRLSSKYREAVHNHPVHSWPTADREALARTAEEVGRLQALHDRGRAKVAHAQGSLARDFEKILALLTELDYVEIVAGEPVVTEEGDRLARIYLATDLLVAQCLKRGVWDGLDPAELAGVVSLCTFENRKPTMAPEVEVPTDAMVTAMEDTERIYAELVADEQRHELPATREPEPQFATAVHQWAAGAPLGYCLAAAARNGSELTPGDFVRSCLQVNDLLQQIAQSGYSDEIRRNARRAVAAISRGVVAVSA; this comes from the coding sequence ATGGCTGCTCTCGATGATTTTATTGCCGCCCGCCCCTATGAGCTGGACGACTTTCAGCTCGAGGGGTGCCGGGTGGTCGACTCCGACCGTGGTGTGCTCGTCTGCGCCCCCACCGGCGCCGGCAAGACCGTCGTGGGGGAGTACGCAGTATTCCTCGCCTTAAGCCGCGGGACGAAGTGCTTCTACACCACGCCCATCAAGGCGTTGAGCAACCAGAAGTATCACGACCTGGTGGCGGCCCACGGCGAGGACGCGGTGGGTCTGCTCACTGGCGACGTGTCTATCAACCCGCAGGCCGACGTGGTCGTGATGACCACCGAGGTGCTTCGTAACATGATCTACGCCCGCTCCGGTCGCCTTGATCGCCTCAGTCACGTAGTGATGGACGAGATTCACTACCTGGCCGACCGAGAGCGCGGCGCGGTGTGGGAGGAGATCATCCTCGGCTTGGACGAGTCGGTGTCCATCGTCGGCCTGTCGGCCACGGTCTCCAACTACGAGGAGTTTGGGCAGTGGCTACGCACCGTGCGCGGGGACACCGAGGTCGTCGTGTCGGAGTTCCGGCCGGTGCCGCTCAACCAGTACATGATGGTGGGGCGGCGTATTCACGAGCTCTTCGAGCCCGGCGGGGATCGGGTCAACGGCCGGCTCCTTCGAGACATCGAGCGCATCGAAACGCACGAGGACCGCTTCAAGCCTCTGGGCAGGCCGGAGGTGCTGGAGGTTCTTCATGGCCAGCAGATGCTGCCGGCCATCACGTTCATTTTCTCGCGGGCAGGCTGCGACGGCGCCCTCATCCAATGCCACCGTTCCCGGCTCGTGCTCACCACGCAGGAGGAGGCCGCGGAGATCGGGGAGATTGTCGACCGGCGGGTCGCCGATATTCCCGACGAGGACCTGCGGGTGCTGCGTTTTAGGCAGTGGCGTTCGGCCCTGACCCGCGGTTTCGCCGCTCACCACGCCGGAATGCTGCCGGCGTTTCGGCACATCGTCGAGGAGTTATTCGTCAAGGGCCTTATCAAGGCGGTATTCGCCACCGAGACCTTGGCGTTGGGTATCAACATGCCGGCGCGCACCGTGGTGTTGGAACGCCTGGTGAAATTCAACGGCGAGGCCCACGTGGAGCTCACCCCGGGGCAGTACACGCAGCTCACCGGGCGAGCAGGCCGGCGAGGAATCGATACCCTCGGCAACGCCGTCGTGCAGTGGGCGCCAGCGGTGGATCCGCGGGCAGTAGCCGGGTTGGCGTCGACGCGTACCTATCCGCTGATATCCACCTTTTCGCCGGGCTACAACATGGCGATCAACCTGCTGCGCCTCAACGGCCTCGATGAGTCCATTGCGCTCATTGAAAAATCCTTCGCCCAGTATCAGGCGGACGCCTCCGTCGTCGGCGACGCCCGCGAGTTGGAGCGCACGACCGCCAAGCTCACCGCCGCGCAGGCAAGGTTGGCTGACCAGATTGAACGCCTGGCGGTGCCCGGCACCGCCGACGACGTGGTGGAGTACGTGGAGCTGCGACGCGACCTGGCGCACCGGGAACGCGAAGCAAAGCGACAGGCGGCGGAGGAACGCGGCAAGGAAGTCATCGCCATCCTGGGGCGTCTGCAGGCCGGCGACGTCATCGCCTTGGCCGCCGCGAAGCGTCCACTGCTCGCGGTGGTGAACATGGCGGCCGCCCAGGCCTCGGATCCGCGGCCGTGGATCACCACCGAGCAGGGCTGGTCGGGGCGCATCGACGCGGAAGGCATCACTATTCCGCCCATCGAAGTGGGCCGGATGCGTTTGTCGACGGCGGCGCGTCGTCAGCCGCGTCGGGCGGTCCGCTCAGTGGTGGCGGAGTTCAAACGCCAGCGCTTCCACAGGCCGAAGAAGATGCGGCAGCGTACACGGCTGTCGTCGAAGTACCGCGAGGCGGTGCACAATCACCCGGTCCATTCCTGGCCCACGGCGGACCGGGAGGCGCTCGCCCGTACGGCGGAGGAGGTTGGTCGGCTCCAAGCGCTCCACGACCGAGGCCGAGCCAAGGTCGCTCACGCCCAGGGCAGCCTGGCGCGCGACTTTGAGAAAATCCTCGCACTGCTCACGGAGTTGGACTACGTGGAGATCGTAGCTGGGGAGCCGGTGGTCACTGAGGAGGGCGACCGCCTGGCGCGGATTTACCTTGCCACGGACCTATTGGTCGCCCAGTGCCTCAAGCGAGGAGTGTGGGACGGGTTGGACCCGGCCGAGCTGGCGGGTGTGGTGTCTTTATGCACCTTCGAAAACCGTAAACCGACCATGGCGCCGGAGGTGGAGGTGCCGACGGACGCGATGGTCACGGCGATGGAGGACACGGAGCGTATCTACGCGGAGCTCGTGGCCGACGAGCAGCGCCACGAGCTCCCGGCCACCCGGGAGCCGGAGCCGCAGTTCGCGACGGCGGTGCATCAGTGGGCGGCTGGCGCGCCGCTGGGTTACTGCCTGGCGGCGGCGGCCCGTAACGGCTCCGAGCTGACCCCGGGTGACTTCGTGCGATCCTGTCTGCAGGTTAATGACCTGCTGCAGCAAATCGCGCAGTCCGGCTACAGCGATGAAATCCGCCGTAATGCTCGCCGGGCAGTGGCGGCGATCAGTCGGGGAGTGGTGGCCGTTTCCGCGTAG
- the tatC gene encoding twin-arginine translocase subunit TatC yields MALKNKLRRRPKNPTGEMTLVEHLQELRQRLIFAVLFLLVGTIVGFIWYGWAPPGFITLGEIIRGPYCSLPPEYRADLTGDGECRLLATSPMEMFMLRLKVGALAGAVLSSPFWLYQIWAFITPGLLKNERRYTIVFVGLAVTLFVIGAVLAYFVLDFGLLFLTGIGQETQVAAWTGEKYYNLVLTLLVVFGVAFEVPLIIVSLNAIGLLEYAAIRGKRRIVWVLVFIFAALLSPGGDPYSMLALGVSVGLLVEMAFQFCRWNDKRHGMNAEEFADLSDDEASRLDYTPAAVDPAEPIAAPATAPAMTAPVAAPAPVKEPSPAPTQAARPSGTFDSAPSTSYFDDVL; encoded by the coding sequence ATGGCACTGAAGAACAAGCTTCGGCGGCGGCCGAAGAATCCCACCGGCGAGATGACCCTCGTCGAGCACCTGCAAGAGCTGCGCCAGCGGCTCATCTTCGCGGTGCTCTTCTTGCTCGTCGGCACCATCGTCGGCTTCATTTGGTACGGCTGGGCGCCCCCGGGGTTCATCACCCTCGGTGAGATCATCCGTGGGCCGTACTGCTCACTGCCGCCGGAATACCGCGCCGATCTCACCGGAGACGGCGAATGCCGCCTGCTGGCCACCTCGCCGATGGAGATGTTCATGCTGCGCCTCAAGGTCGGTGCACTGGCCGGCGCAGTACTGTCCTCTCCGTTTTGGCTCTACCAGATCTGGGCGTTTATCACCCCGGGTCTGCTCAAGAACGAACGCCGTTACACCATTGTCTTCGTCGGCCTCGCGGTGACGCTCTTCGTCATTGGCGCGGTGCTGGCGTACTTCGTGTTGGACTTCGGCCTGTTGTTCCTCACGGGAATCGGCCAGGAGACGCAGGTGGCGGCATGGACCGGTGAAAAGTACTACAACCTGGTGCTGACGTTGCTGGTGGTCTTCGGCGTCGCCTTCGAGGTGCCGCTCATCATCGTCTCCCTCAACGCCATCGGGCTGCTGGAGTACGCCGCGATCAGGGGCAAGCGCCGGATCGTCTGGGTGCTGGTCTTCATCTTCGCGGCGTTGCTCTCCCCGGGTGGCGACCCGTATTCGATGCTCGCACTCGGCGTATCGGTCGGCCTGCTCGTGGAGATGGCGTTCCAATTCTGCCGCTGGAACGACAAGCGCCACGGGATGAACGCCGAGGAGTTTGCGGACCTCAGCGACGACGAGGCGTCGCGCCTCGACTACACCCCGGCGGCGGTGGACCCGGCTGAGCCGATCGCGGCGCCAGCGACCGCCCCCGCTATGACCGCACCCGTAGCCGCCCCGGCGCCCGTGAAGGAGCCGAGCCCGGCTCCCACCCAGGCGGCCCGCCCGTCCGGCACTTTCGACTCCGCACCGTCGACGAGTTACTTTGACGACGTACTCTAG
- the tatA gene encoding Sec-independent protein translocase subunit TatA, with protein sequence MNLGPWEIAIILLIILLLFGAKKLPDLARSVGRSARIFKSEVKEMKNEDAPQVQPQPQPDFWDRPENQPRQIAQDPQQPPAQNYLPNQQQTQQ encoded by the coding sequence ATGAACCTCGGCCCGTGGGAAATCGCCATCATCCTTCTCATCATCTTGCTTCTTTTCGGAGCCAAAAAGCTGCCGGACCTGGCTCGCTCCGTCGGCCGCTCCGCTCGCATCTTCAAGTCCGAAGTCAAGGAGATGAAAAACGAGGACGCCCCGCAGGTGCAGCCGCAGCCGCAGCCTGATTTCTGGGATCGCCCTGAAAACCAGCCGCGTCAGATCGCGCAGGATCCGCAGCAGCCGCCCGCGCAGAACTACCTGCCGAACCAGCAGCAGACCCAGCAGTAG
- a CDS encoding helix-turn-helix transcriptional regulator, with translation MTASGAANYQHDRYLELVRALNIVPYLRAHPTHTAFEAAINLGMKPSDAFRALQRAHISGVANSTGPLLELAFESSDPFVGPMNQGAVTPLRLTTREATALLLMLEHLEDHLIDPTAARSAAAKIRAAKSQITAGLPDTDPDVRDPDLAVVTEALHGRRRLAMTYWNASRLASEQRLVDPVRLVVRDGETYLLAWDDSRGEHRSFRLDRISDPSVTDERANPHHKLVPDDPFAFSHNATVRIQRRALWLQDYVPLAVSDSATVCEARAEETDGEESVLAELAYGSRDWLIRFCLSHADRLTLLSPADAAAEVARRAKLGLAGYDEQST, from the coding sequence ATGACCGCATCCGGCGCTGCCAACTATCAGCATGACCGCTACCTCGAGCTGGTCCGCGCCCTGAACATCGTGCCCTACCTGCGGGCTCACCCCACCCACACCGCCTTCGAAGCCGCGATAAACCTGGGAATGAAACCCAGCGATGCCTTCCGCGCCCTCCAGCGGGCGCATATCTCCGGAGTGGCCAACAGCACCGGCCCCCTGCTTGAACTAGCCTTCGAAAGCAGCGACCCGTTTGTGGGGCCGATGAACCAAGGGGCGGTCACACCGCTGCGGCTAACCACACGTGAAGCCACCGCCTTGCTGCTCATGCTGGAGCACCTTGAGGACCACCTCATCGATCCGACTGCGGCGCGTAGCGCGGCCGCCAAAATCCGGGCGGCGAAGTCCCAGATCACCGCCGGGCTGCCGGACACCGACCCGGACGTGAGAGATCCCGATCTGGCGGTCGTCACCGAGGCGCTTCACGGCCGGCGCCGGCTGGCGATGACGTATTGGAACGCCTCCCGGTTGGCCAGCGAACAACGCCTCGTCGACCCAGTGCGTCTCGTGGTCCGCGATGGGGAGACCTATTTGCTGGCGTGGGATGACTCCCGCGGGGAGCACCGGAGTTTCCGGCTCGACCGGATCAGCGACCCGTCGGTCACAGACGAGCGCGCTAACCCGCACCACAAGCTGGTGCCCGACGATCCCTTCGCTTTTAGCCACAACGCCACGGTGCGCATCCAGCGGCGAGCGTTATGGCTGCAGGACTACGTGCCCCTCGCCGTCAGTGATAGCGCCACAGTGTGTGAGGCGAGGGCGGAAGAGACCGACGGCGAGGAGTCCGTCCTCGCCGAACTCGCCTACGGCTCCAGGGACTGGCTCATTCGCTTCTGTCTGAGTCATGCCGACCGGTTGACCCTGCTCAGTCCGGCGGATGCGGCCGCGGAGGTAGCTCGTCGAGCAAAACTCGGCCTCGCCGGATACGATGAACAATCGACCTAG
- a CDS encoding helix-turn-helix transcriptional regulator — protein MARYDSMLGRQVNLTFALLNETRPRSYSWVLNNVDGYEDIKSENTVARDIKALRATGVPIRVDKDRRVALNVDSYALTPIEFNADEANTIAIAGQLGHDSALGAFANSGWTKLAASGAERDFASARTGHVPRLTKENDVIRINPDIIERLLMAIKYKLSITFSYHPAGDAPAQHRRMDPWSLVPLDGRLYLVGHDLDRDDTRCFRAIRVSDVNSCGKSTHAVPEKSLVDVVRENLQSFRVLVDVRLRVAEGVATEFGQPVDGIIELSQVNADDIARTAAAYAPGVIVESPESVREHVINLLREAQRS, from the coding sequence ATGGCTCGGTACGACTCGATGCTTGGCCGCCAGGTCAATCTCACCTTCGCCCTGCTCAACGAGACCCGTCCGCGCTCCTACTCGTGGGTGTTAAATAACGTCGACGGATACGAGGACATCAAATCCGAGAACACTGTCGCCCGCGATATCAAGGCGTTGCGCGCCACCGGGGTTCCCATTCGGGTGGACAAGGACCGGCGCGTCGCGCTCAACGTCGATTCCTACGCGCTGACGCCCATCGAATTCAACGCCGACGAGGCGAATACGATCGCCATCGCTGGGCAACTCGGCCACGACAGTGCCCTCGGCGCCTTCGCGAATTCCGGGTGGACGAAACTCGCCGCCTCAGGAGCGGAGCGGGACTTCGCCAGCGCCCGCACGGGCCATGTTCCCCGCCTGACGAAGGAAAACGATGTCATACGCATCAACCCGGACATCATCGAGCGGCTGCTCATGGCCATCAAGTACAAGCTCAGTATCACCTTCAGCTATCACCCGGCCGGCGACGCACCCGCGCAGCACCGCCGAATGGATCCGTGGAGCCTGGTCCCGCTTGACGGGCGGCTGTACCTCGTCGGCCACGACCTGGACCGCGACGATACCCGATGCTTCCGCGCCATCCGCGTCAGTGACGTCAATAGCTGCGGCAAGTCCACACACGCCGTCCCGGAGAAAAGCCTCGTCGACGTGGTGCGAGAGAACCTCCAATCCTTCCGGGTACTCGTCGACGTTCGGCTTCGCGTGGCCGAAGGAGTAGCGACCGAATTCGGTCAGCCCGTCGACGGGATCATCGAGCTGTCGCAGGTCAACGCCGACGACATCGCCCGTACCGCAGCGGCCTACGCCCCCGGCGTCATCGTCGAATCGCCCGAAAGCGTGCGCGAGCACGTCATCAACCTGCTCAGGGAGGCACAGAGGTCATGA
- the pafA gene encoding Pup--protein ligase, translating to MGVETEYGIAGALSPEETARYLFRPLVARYSSTNIFTHNAGRLYLDVGSHPEVATAECDSVGQLLRYERAGDATVNRLALTAEQALQAEGISGSVYLFKNNVDSVGNSYGCHENYLLGRDMVLKTLGTKLLPFLITRQLICGAGLYRDGTFLLSQRADQVWEGISSATTRARPIINTRDEPHGDSQRFRRMHVIVGDSNMSEPTFVLKIASTLLVLEMMEAGFDLPSLELANPIKHIRDIARDASGATPLLLKSGTTISALAVQQIYCDAATRWLDERPAEAADPELTYAVDLWARTLRGIETGDLAGVATEIDWVIKKTLLDRYAGRASEAKLRQIDLAYHDIRPGRGLHSVLVSRGLARRLTTDEDIADAVEHPPATTRAALRGAFLTRADAVGARVTVDWVRLKHEFNQVELPDPFTNVDERVDALIEGLG from the coding sequence ATGGGGGTGGAGACGGAGTATGGCATCGCCGGGGCGCTCAGCCCCGAGGAGACAGCCCGCTACCTGTTCCGCCCCCTGGTGGCGCGCTATTCGTCGACGAATATCTTCACGCACAACGCGGGCCGGTTGTACCTGGACGTCGGCTCTCATCCGGAGGTCGCCACTGCGGAGTGCGACAGTGTCGGGCAGCTGCTGCGTTACGAACGCGCCGGCGACGCCACCGTCAACCGGCTAGCCCTCACCGCCGAGCAAGCCCTTCAAGCGGAGGGGATCTCCGGGTCGGTGTACTTGTTCAAGAACAACGTCGACTCAGTGGGCAACTCCTACGGCTGCCACGAAAACTACCTCCTCGGCCGCGACATGGTGCTTAAGACCCTCGGCACGAAACTGCTGCCCTTCCTCATCACCCGCCAGCTCATCTGCGGGGCTGGGCTGTACCGGGACGGGACCTTCCTGCTGTCCCAGCGGGCGGACCAGGTGTGGGAGGGCATCTCCTCGGCGACGACGCGCGCCCGGCCGATCATCAACACCCGCGACGAACCGCACGGGGATTCCCAACGTTTCCGCCGAATGCACGTCATCGTCGGCGATTCGAACATGTCTGAGCCGACGTTCGTCCTCAAGATCGCTTCGACGCTGCTGGTCCTGGAGATGATGGAGGCAGGCTTCGACCTGCCGAGCCTGGAGCTAGCGAACCCGATTAAGCACATCCGCGACATCGCCCGCGATGCCTCCGGGGCTACGCCGCTGCTGCTGAAGTCGGGGACCACCATCTCGGCGCTGGCCGTTCAGCAGATTTATTGCGACGCCGCGACCCGGTGGCTCGACGAGCGCCCGGCCGAGGCGGCAGACCCCGAGCTGACTTACGCCGTTGACCTGTGGGCCCGGACGCTGCGCGGCATCGAGACCGGAGACCTCGCAGGCGTGGCCACCGAGATCGATTGGGTGATAAAGAAAACCCTGCTTGACCGCTACGCCGGGCGAGCGTCGGAGGCGAAGCTGCGCCAGATTGACCTCGCCTACCACGACATCCGCCCCGGACGCGGCCTACACAGCGTGCTGGTGTCCCGCGGTTTGGCCCGACGCCTGACCACCGACGAGGACATCGCCGACGCCGTCGAGCACCCGCCGGCCACGACCCGTGCCGCACTCCGGGGGGCGTTTCTCACCCGTGCTGACGCCGTCGGCGCCCGCGTCACCGTGGACTGGGTTCGCCTCAAGCACGAGTTCAACCAGGTGGAGCTGCCTGACCCGTTTACCAACGTCGACGAGCGCGTCGATGCCCTCATCGAAGGGCTGGGGTGA
- a CDS encoding ubiquitin-like protein Pup, which produces MAQQQMFGSGGNDDASSEAQSAGQVHLTGADDLLDEIDSLLENNAEQFVRSYVQKGGQ; this is translated from the coding sequence ATGGCACAGCAACAGATGTTCGGTTCCGGCGGCAACGACGACGCCTCCTCCGAGGCCCAGTCCGCCGGCCAGGTGCACCTCACCGGCGCCGACGATCTCCTCGACGAGATCGACAGCCTGCTGGAGAACAACGCCGAGCAGTTCGTCCGTTCCTACGTGCAAAAGGGCGGGCAGTGA
- the dop gene encoding depupylase/deamidase Dop: MTRFMGTETEYGIATPSRPQLSPIITSTHAVVSYAALRTGARSRWDYQDEEPLADARGFNLRRYHTVPVVEADTIGVANVMTASGARFYVDHAHPEYSSPEVSNAFDAMVYDAAGDLVLHRCVKDLAELHAQGVSVLKGHDPCPPLKIYKNNVDGKGASYGSHENYQYSRSIDFDVVAQALIPFFTTRQVIIGAGRMGIGQNSERPGFQISQRADYIEQEISLETTLNRGIVNTRDEPHAAPAQFRRLHTIVGDANMSQYSAFLKMGMTELVLDAIEDGVDFTDLRLSNAVAEIKAVSHDLSLTHRLQLRDGRRLTAIEILRVYLDRVHPATTVQRRVAKLWDEVLTDLARDPLSTADRLDWTAKYALISRYLDRGVALDDAKLALVDLQYADIDPQRSLYHALVRSGRMRTLVDAEAIARAVDTPPSDSRAYLRGRLCARFPEDVVSASWLHITLATTAGTAVIAQTAVDGGTRELVGDLVESATSVDELVAGLVNAGVDVVLSDNLSTTR, encoded by the coding sequence ATGACGCGTTTTATGGGAACCGAGACCGAATACGGAATAGCCACGCCGTCGCGTCCGCAACTCAGCCCGATTATCACCTCTACCCACGCCGTCGTCTCCTATGCGGCGCTGCGCACCGGGGCCCGCTCCCGGTGGGACTACCAGGACGAGGAGCCGTTGGCCGACGCCCGCGGTTTCAACCTCCGCCGCTATCACACGGTGCCGGTCGTTGAGGCGGACACCATCGGGGTGGCTAATGTGATGACCGCCAGCGGCGCCCGCTTTTATGTGGACCACGCCCACCCCGAATACTCCAGCCCGGAGGTGTCTAACGCCTTCGACGCGATGGTGTACGACGCCGCCGGGGATCTGGTCCTGCACCGCTGCGTGAAGGACCTCGCCGAGTTACACGCCCAAGGCGTGTCGGTGCTCAAGGGCCACGATCCCTGTCCGCCGCTGAAGATCTACAAGAACAACGTCGACGGCAAGGGTGCTTCCTACGGCAGCCACGAGAACTACCAGTACTCGCGGAGCATCGACTTCGACGTCGTCGCGCAGGCGCTCATCCCGTTTTTCACCACCCGCCAGGTCATCATCGGCGCTGGCAGGATGGGCATCGGCCAAAACTCCGAGCGGCCCGGTTTCCAGATCTCCCAACGCGCGGACTACATCGAGCAGGAGATCTCGCTGGAGACGACGCTCAACCGGGGCATCGTCAACACCCGCGACGAGCCGCACGCCGCCCCGGCGCAGTTTAGGCGCCTGCACACCATCGTCGGCGATGCGAATATGTCTCAGTACTCCGCCTTCCTCAAGATGGGCATGACCGAGCTGGTCCTGGACGCCATCGAGGACGGCGTGGACTTCACCGACCTGCGGCTAAGCAATGCCGTCGCGGAGATCAAGGCCGTCTCCCACGACCTCAGCCTCACCCACCGGCTGCAGTTGCGCGACGGCCGGCGCCTGACCGCGATAGAGATCCTGCGCGTCTACCTCGACCGCGTCCACCCGGCCACGACGGTGCAGCGACGCGTCGCGAAGCTGTGGGACGAGGTGCTCACCGACCTTGCCCGGGACCCGCTGAGCACCGCGGACCGGTTGGATTGGACCGCCAAGTACGCGCTCATCTCCCGCTACCTGGACCGGGGAGTAGCGCTAGATGACGCCAAGCTCGCGCTCGTCGACCTGCAGTACGCGGACATCGACCCACAACGGTCGCTTTATCACGCGCTGGTGCGCTCAGGCAGGATGCGCACTCTTGTCGACGCGGAGGCCATCGCCCGCGCCGTCGACACGCCGCCGTCGGACTCGCGAGCCTATCTCCGGGGCCGGCTGTGTGCTCGCTTCCCGGAGGACGTGGTTTCCGCGTCGTGGCTGCACATCACCCTCGCCACGACGGCGGGCACGGCGGTCATCGCCCAAACCGCTGTCGATGGCGGCACCCGGGAGCTGGTGGGTGACCTCGTCGAATCGGCCACCAGCGTTGATGAACTCGTCGCCGGCCTTGTTAACGCGGGCGTGGACGTCGTTCTAAGCGATAATCTATCTACAACACGTTAG
- the arc gene encoding proteasome ATPase encodes MSETTVSLRQDNAELKREVRALGLRNTKLAEMLKASRDRLAQMNAQVEALAEPASTFGVVLAVPCPGQADISTQGRRMRVKVSPNVAELTPGALVRLGEGYVVVEDCGFAAAGDLFTLVEKIGPDRAVVQGPQGDEHLVHLAAALTDGARAGDTVLADVKAGVAVEKVDKAEITQLALEEVPDVTFADIGGLDAQIEQIRDSVELPFAHPELFRSYQLTPPKGVLLYGPPGNGKTMIAKAIAHSLGSDGSYFLNVKGPELLNKYVGETERRIRLIFERARELAGEGRPVIIFFDEMESLFRTRGSGVSSDMETTIVPQLLTEMDGVEDLSNVIIVGATNREELIDPAILRPGRLDIKVRIGRPDRAGAADIVARHLTEATPHDGDLADLTATIVDALFAPKQYVELTLADGSTETLYYRDFVTGAMIANVVDRAKKAAIKDHLAGVSTAGVSARHLIDAVAAEQSESEDLPNTASPDEWSRITGRHGLRVVSARVLT; translated from the coding sequence ATGTCCGAAACCACCGTTTCTCTCCGGCAGGACAACGCCGAGCTCAAGCGCGAGGTCCGGGCGCTCGGCCTGCGCAACACGAAGCTCGCCGAGATGCTCAAGGCTTCCCGAGATCGGCTCGCACAGATGAACGCCCAGGTGGAGGCCCTGGCGGAGCCGGCCTCGACGTTCGGTGTGGTGCTGGCGGTACCCTGCCCCGGCCAGGCGGACATCTCCACTCAGGGCCGGCGTATGCGGGTCAAGGTGTCCCCGAATGTCGCTGAGCTCACGCCCGGGGCCCTGGTGCGCTTGGGGGAGGGCTACGTCGTCGTGGAGGATTGCGGCTTCGCCGCCGCCGGGGATTTGTTCACGCTCGTGGAGAAGATCGGCCCGGACCGGGCGGTGGTGCAGGGCCCGCAGGGCGACGAGCACCTTGTCCACCTCGCCGCCGCGCTCACGGACGGAGCCCGGGCGGGCGATACCGTTCTCGCAGACGTCAAGGCCGGAGTGGCCGTGGAGAAGGTGGATAAGGCGGAGATCACCCAGCTGGCTCTAGAGGAGGTCCCGGACGTCACCTTCGCCGACATCGGCGGGCTCGACGCGCAGATCGAGCAGATCCGCGACTCCGTGGAGCTGCCTTTCGCCCACCCGGAGCTGTTCCGTTCCTATCAGCTCACCCCGCCGAAGGGGGTGCTGCTCTATGGTCCACCGGGCAACGGAAAGACGATGATCGCCAAGGCCATCGCCCATTCCCTCGGCTCCGACGGGTCCTACTTTCTCAACGTCAAGGGCCCGGAGCTGCTCAACAAGTACGTCGGCGAGACCGAACGCCGCATCCGGCTTATCTTCGAGCGCGCCCGGGAGCTGGCCGGTGAGGGCCGCCCGGTCATCATTTTCTTCGACGAGATGGAGTCCCTGTTTCGTACCCGTGGTTCGGGGGTGAGCTCGGATATGGAGACCACCATCGTCCCGCAGCTGCTCACCGAGATGGACGGGGTGGAGGACTTAAGCAATGTCATCATCGTCGGGGCCACGAACCGCGAGGAGCTAATTGACCCAGCTATTCTGCGCCCCGGGAGGTTGGACATTAAGGTGCGCATCGGCCGGCCGGACCGGGCAGGGGCGGCGGACATCGTCGCTCGCCATCTCACCGAGGCCACCCCGCACGACGGCGACTTGGCCGACCTCACGGCGACGATCGTCGACGCTCTCTTCGCTCCCAAGCAGTACGTGGAACTCACCCTCGCTGATGGCAGCACCGAAACGCTGTACTATCGGGATTTCGTGACCGGGGCGATGATCGCCAACGTCGTGGACCGGGCGAAAAAGGCGGCCATTAAGGACCACCTCGCCGGCGTGAGCACGGCCGGTGTGTCGGCGCGGCATCTTATCGACGCGGTGGCCGCCGAGCAGAGTGAGAGCGAGGACCTGCCGAACACGGCGTCCCCGGACGAGTGGAGCCGGATCACCGGCCGCCACGGCCTTCGAGTGGTGTCCGCGCGCGTTCTGACCTAG